The Natronobacterium texcoconense genome includes the window TCCGATCTCGATACCGGAGCGAGCGAGCGCACGGATCGTCGCCTGTGCGCCCGGACCGGGGGACTTCTGGAGGTTTCCGCCGGGGCCACGGACTCGTACGTGGAGTCCGGTGATGCCTGCGGCCTTGACCTCTTCGGCGACGGATTCGGCCATCTGCATCGCAGCGTACGGCGATGCTTCGTCGCGGTTCTGCTTGACCGCCGTTCCACCGCTGGACTTGGCGATCGTCTCCGCGCCCGTGAGGTCCGTCACGGTCATGATGGTGTTGTTGAACGATGCGTGCACGTGGGCGATGCCCCACTTTTCGTCGTCCTGGCTCATGGTTTACTGACCCTCCGCGCGTTCCGGGTGAAGCTCGTCCGCGAGCGGGCTGTTCTCGTCGAACTCGACGAGGTTCTCCTCGTCGACGTCGACGACGTAGGATGGCACCTGGTGGCGCTGGCCACCGACCACGATGTGACCGTGCGTGATGAACTGGCGAGCCTGCTCGGGCGTGTTCGCGAATCCCTTGCGGTAAACGACCGTCTGGAGTCGGCGTTCGAGGACGTCTTCGACCTCGAGGCCGAGGACGTCGCCGAGTTCGTCGGCTTCGTCGAGGATGCCGACGCGCTTGAGTCGTCCGAGGAACTCCTCGGAGCGGCGGGCGACGACTTCGTCGCCCTGGGCCTGGCCGAGCAGTTCCCGTGCCTCGCGCCGGTAGGAACGAAGCTGAGACTGGGCACGCCAGAGCTCCTCTTTGTTCTTGAGGCCGTAGCGGTCACTCAGGGAGTGTTCGGTGGCGATGCGTTCACCCTGGTAGGGGTGATTCGGCGTCTCGTACTGTTTGGTGTCGGTTCCGAGTGGCATCGTTATTCACCCTCCCCTTCGTCGTCGCCTTCTTCGGCAGCCTCTTCGCGGATCTCTTCGACGTTGACTCCGATGGTGCCCTCCGTACGACCGGTGGACTTGGTTCGCTGACCGCGAACCTTCTGGCCGCGCTTGTGACGCACGCCCCTGTAGGAGTCGATCATCTTCATCCGGTTGATGTCGTGCTGACGAGTCAGCTGGAGATCGTTGCCGATCTCGTGGGTCGTTTCGCCGGTGTAGAAGTCCGACTGGCGGTTGTTGAGCCAGTCAGGAACTTCGTCGGCGTAGTTCTCTACGAGTTCGACGACCTCGTCGATGACGTCGTCGTCGAGTCGACCGAACGTCGCCGTTCGATCGACGCCCGCTTCGTCGGCGATGATTCGGGCGGTCCGTCGACCGACTCCGTTCATCTCCGACAGCGAGCGCTCGACCGACTTCGTCCCGTCGAGGTCGGTTTGACCGATACGGACGAAGTACTGAAGGTCTTCGTCCTCCTCTTGTTCTTGGGGTTCTTCTGCGCTCATGTGTCGTGTATCTGTGTCTGGTCTGCAGGCGTTGCAAAGTCGACTGGCGAAAGGCCAGTCTCGGTAAATCCGACGTCGTGGCGGGGATTCGAACCCCGGAGGCTTGACGCCACATGGTTAGCAACCATGCGCCTTGGGCCGCTTGGCTACCACGACACCGTTTCTGTCTGGTATCGTCGCCCTCTCGGACTCGGGGATCACTCCCCTACACGTATTGCACCCGAACGTACCCCGGTCGACTACTTAAGCGCAACGAAAGTCTCGGGCCGTCGGCGGGATATCCCATGCCAGCCACCAGCACGCCGACGAACCTACTAGTGGGCTGACTTTATTATGGCGGGGCTGCTGGAGGTAACTAGTGCCCCGAGATCGACTCCCCTCCGTCGTTCGGCTGGCCGCCGCCATCGGCGGTATCGCCGCGATCGCTCTGGCCGCTGCGACCGTCGAATCGCCCGTCGAGTTCGGCGATTCGGGCGGTGCCGGCCCCGGCGACGGCGAGGGAGTCGGCGTCACCGACCAGCCACCCGGTTCCCAGCCAGCCGACCCTCTCGACGTGCCACCGTTTCTCGAGTACCTCATCTACGCCCTGCTGATTCTCGGCGCGATTATCGTGGTCTGGTATCTGCTTACCCACAGACGCGACGCCCTCCGCGTGATCGCGCTCTGTCTGTTCGTCGCCCTCGCCGTCTTCGCAATCGTCCAGTTGATGCCCGAGTTACCGCCGCCGGAAGGTGCCGTCGAAGAGCCAGTCGGGGGATTCGACGGCGGCGACGGTGACGGGTTCGGAACCGGGAACGGCGATGCGGTCGCCGGCGAACCGCTGCTTGCGGTCCTCGCGCTCGTGACCGCGATCGTCGTCGGCGGACTCTTTCTCAGCCGTCACAGGGATTCGGAAGCGACTCCCGGCGAGACGCCGGCCGAACCCGACGACGGCGAGGACCGAGTCCCGGGTACCGCAGCCGTCGGCTCCGCTGCAGGTCGAGCAGCCGACCGGATCGAGGGCGGGACCGACGTCGACAACGAGATCTATCGCGC containing:
- a CDS encoding 30S ribosomal protein S11, coding for MSQDDEKWGIAHVHASFNNTIMTVTDLTGAETIAKSSGGTAVKQNRDEASPYAAMQMAESVAEEVKAAGITGLHVRVRGPGGNLQKSPGPGAQATIRALARSGIEIGRIEDVTPIPHDGSRAPKGKGGY
- a CDS encoding 30S ribosomal protein S4, with amino-acid sequence MPLGTDTKQYETPNHPYQGERIATEHSLSDRYGLKNKEELWRAQSQLRSYRREARELLGQAQGDEVVARRSEEFLGRLKRVGILDEADELGDVLGLEVEDVLERRLQTVVYRKGFANTPEQARQFITHGHIVVGGQRHQVPSYVVDVDEENLVEFDENSPLADELHPERAEGQ
- a CDS encoding 30S ribosomal protein S13, giving the protein MSAEEPQEQEEDEDLQYFVRIGQTDLDGTKSVERSLSEMNGVGRRTARIIADEAGVDRTATFGRLDDDVIDEVVELVENYADEVPDWLNNRQSDFYTGETTHEIGNDLQLTRQHDINRMKMIDSYRGVRHKRGQKVRGQRTKSTGRTEGTIGVNVEEIREEAAEEGDDEGEGE
- a CDS encoding DUF4129 domain-containing protein, whose translation is MPRDRLPSVVRLAAAIGGIAAIALAAATVESPVEFGDSGGAGPGDGEGVGVTDQPPGSQPADPLDVPPFLEYLIYALLILGAIIVVWYLLTHRRDALRVIALCLFVALAVFAIVQLMPELPPPEGAVEEPVGGFDGGDGDGFGTGNGDAVAGEPLLAVLALVTAIVVGGLFLSRHRDSEATPGETPAEPDDGEDRVPGTAAVGSAAGRAADRIEGGTDVDNEIYRAWREMTRPLEVDRPESSTPREFADAAIEAGIDREHVEELTRLFEDVRYGHEETTPEMERRATTVLRKIESVYTDVDDEPTDFSEPDDSGWGDSR